In the genome of Oscillospiraceae bacterium, the window AGGCAATCCTGGACGCTCCGCTCGCAATATAAATAATCCCGCAATATATAAAGCCCAATTTTTCTAATAATCCCCGCATGGGTTTGTTGTCTTCGTGGGTATCGATTCGGACATTGCCCGCCAGTTCGTAAGCCCAGTTCAAACAAAATGTCGCCGCGCCTTTACTCCCTTTCGCCGAGGCGATTCTGTGCACAACGCCGTACGGTTTGTCATTAAGCCACGCACCGCCCTTGATCACCCGGTAAGTCGGATCGTCTTCTATATTAAAATAAAAAACACAGGCGATTTCTTCATCGTTCATGCAGACATAGAGCTTTTTCCTCCGGATATCTTCTTCAATCAGCTCCCGAGGCGGATGTCTGTCTCCCCACTGTTCGCCGTTGCCGTTCTCTTTCATGAATTTCCTGGCATATTTATAGATGTCTATGATTTCTTCGATCTGGTCTGCTTGGGCGATTTTAATCTCCATTTTTCTTTGACCCGATGGGTCTCCTTTCATCTGGTTGGTATGAAAATATACCGGTTGGGCAATTGTTTTCA includes:
- a CDS encoding GNAT family N-acetyltransferase, translating into MEIKIAQADQIEEIIDIYKYARKFMKENGNGEQWGDRHPPRELIEEDIRRKKLYVCMNDEEIACVFYFNIEDDPTYRVIKGGAWLNDKPYGVVHRIASAKGSKGAATFCLNWAYELAGNVRIDTHEDNKPMRGLLEKLGFIYCGIIYIASGASRIA